One stretch of Arachis duranensis cultivar V14167 chromosome 1, aradu.V14167.gnm2.J7QH, whole genome shotgun sequence DNA includes these proteins:
- the LOC107494412 gene encoding uncharacterized protein LOC107494412 translates to MVLTEECSVIIHKKLPQKLKDPGSFQIPCIIGDITIEKALCDLGASINLMSLTMMRKMKIKEAKPTRIALQLADRTCKFPHGVVEDLLVKVGEFIFPIDFVVLDMEE, encoded by the coding sequence ATGGTATTGACTGAGGAATGCAGCGTCATCATACATAAAAAGTTACCTCAAAAGCTgaaagatccagggagttttcaaaTCCCCTGTATCATAGGGGACATCACTATTGAGAAAGCTTTGTGTGATTtgggagctagcataaatcttatgtccCTAACTATGATgagaaagatgaagattaaggAGGCCAAGCCAACAAGAATAGCACTCCAATTGGCTGACAGAACATGTAAGTTTCCACATGGGGTGGTGGAAGACTTGCTAGTGAAAGTGGGAGAGTTCATTTTCCCTATTGATTTTGTTGTGCTGGACATGGAAGAATAG